Proteins co-encoded in one Ralstonia sp. RRA genomic window:
- a CDS encoding glycosyltransferase — protein MNVGISCNALGYSGGSERYAMDLVRGLHERAIRPVFFAKTVDKALPEYAQVKAIALPTRKLTGKLNDHVFGWLVRHLAKREHIDLMIGCNRTGASDIAICGGTHIGYLKSFPKAPAFWDRQQIALERRDYVRSHVIVAHSKLMAQEVLDYYDIPEAKVKTVYPPVSEEKFSLVDEAERQRLRDELGFSRDRVTFVFPSSSHKRKGYPLLEAFFSKTTLPVQLAVIGRPVSSTSPNIRYLGYRKDIENVYRAADYTILASHYEPFGLIGVESVLCGTPAVLASNIACTEVISDEGAPTFNVNDPATLARTIEAAVARAQAGQARLATPREHLRYDPGVCAHIDALLALAPGAGAL, from the coding sequence ATGAACGTCGGAATCTCGTGCAACGCGCTGGGTTACAGCGGCGGTAGCGAGCGCTACGCGATGGATTTGGTCCGCGGCCTGCATGAGCGCGCCATCCGTCCTGTGTTCTTTGCCAAAACGGTTGATAAGGCGCTGCCCGAATACGCCCAGGTCAAGGCCATCGCACTGCCCACGCGCAAGCTGACGGGCAAACTCAATGACCACGTCTTCGGCTGGCTGGTGCGCCATCTGGCCAAGCGCGAGCATATCGACCTGATGATCGGCTGCAATCGCACCGGGGCGTCGGACATCGCCATCTGCGGTGGTACGCACATCGGCTATCTGAAAAGCTTTCCCAAGGCCCCTGCCTTCTGGGACCGCCAGCAGATCGCGCTGGAGCGGCGTGACTACGTGCGCTCGCACGTGATCGTCGCGCACTCGAAACTGATGGCGCAGGAGGTGCTCGACTATTACGACATCCCCGAAGCCAAGGTGAAGACCGTGTACCCGCCGGTGAGCGAGGAAAAATTTTCGCTGGTGGATGAGGCCGAACGCCAGCGCCTGCGAGATGAGCTGGGCTTCTCCCGCGACCGCGTTACCTTCGTGTTTCCGTCGTCGAGCCACAAGCGTAAGGGCTATCCGCTGCTGGAGGCGTTCTTCTCGAAGACGACGCTGCCGGTACAGCTGGCCGTGATCGGGCGGCCGGTATCGTCAACCTCGCCCAACATCCGCTACCTCGGTTATCGCAAGGACATCGAGAACGTCTACCGTGCGGCGGACTACACGATCCTCGCCTCGCACTACGAGCCGTTCGGGTTGATCGGGGTGGAGTCCGTGCTGTGTGGTACGCCCGCCGTGCTGGCGAGCAACATCGCCTGTACCGAGGTGATTTCCGACGAGGGCGCGCCGACCTTCAACGTGAACGATCCGGCCACGCTTGCCCGCACCATTGAGGCGGCGGTAGCGCGTGCGCAGGCTGGGCAGGCAAGGCTGGCGACTCCGCGCGAGCATTTGCGCTATGACCCGGGCGTTTGCGCACACATTGACGCCTTGCTGGCCTTGGCGCCGGGCGCGGGGGCTCTGTGA